Proteins from a single region of bacterium:
- a CDS encoding VanW family protein, giving the protein MRSLKLYLFFLFFSKLIFCEDFNYLWAEYSTYFKDGIDARKKNIESAVKILDGYILYPNIEFSFIEEVINKIPEDEMGPASTIVGEKRVPGIGGGLCQVATTLYNLALLSGISIRERKNHSSPVSYVSPGLDATVSKEEDVDLKIQNPYKYPLMIKVKVINNKLQMELYGKVPKKRNIKIVVENFRKTDNYFETITKRYIYDEGKLLFYEIISKDKYKIDF; this is encoded by the coding sequence ATGAGAAGTTTGAAATTATATTTATTTTTTTTATTTTTTTCAAAACTGATTTTCTGTGAAGATTTTAATTATCTCTGGGCTGAATATTCTACCTATTTTAAAGATGGAATAGATGCAAGAAAGAAGAATATTGAGAGTGCAGTAAAAATACTTGATGGATACATTCTCTATCCTAATATTGAATTTTCTTTTATTGAAGAAGTTATAAATAAAATTCCTGAAGATGAAATGGGACCTGCTTCTACAATTGTTGGTGAAAAAAGAGTTCCTGGAATTGGTGGAGGATTATGTCAGGTGGCAACAACCTTATACAATTTAGCATTACTTTCAGGAATTTCAATAAGAGAAAGAAAAAATCATTCATCCCCTGTTAGTTATGTTTCCCCTGGACTTGATGCTACAGTTTCAAAAGAAGAAGATGTAGATTTAAAAATTCAAAATCCTTATAAATATCCATTGATGATTAAGGTAAAAGTTATAAATAATAAACTTCAAATGGAACTTTATGGAAAAGTACCCAAAAAGAGAAATATTAAAATTGTTGTTGAAAATTTTAGAAAAACAGACAATTATTTTGAAACAATTACAAAGAGATATATATACGATGAGGGAAAATTGTTGTTTTATGAAATAATTTCAAAGGATAAATATAAAATTGACTTTTAA
- a CDS encoding carboxypeptidase regulatory-like domain-containing protein — protein MKKLFIFILLSSTLLFGDTIKGIVVDLKDNPVKNAEIKVEAIAPLTEKDTKTAKTDKKGEFIIENLKTGYYYLRCNASEFLTCNMGRIEVNQAKYGIKSYKIVMQKPGSISGYVYDENSKPIERAKVGNYSVSVFTDKNGFYRITNLYPGKIYLYCEKEEYIRAEKQNIIVEENKETGGINFTLQIGGSISGEILDDENKSIKNSSVYTEGNMYKWTRTDEKGHFIIKGLLPGIYKISVYAQGYEYGYAGNIEVKKGETTKIAPVHLKLRPKNFYLFTRTSTFLPTENVTLFYNSFRITKVKVDVYKVDIFSEINKIRWREAPNLYNLQNNIKTDGYEPLFSKEFKIEYPSPLSDLYHKTIEISKLPAGVYIIVAKPEDFSEQRKLIIVTDIGIICKSAEKQSYLYLVDLITGKKLPEVKVYFSYYDSKLGEYKFKTKTTDENGIIEFENFSGTLFASKENSFAYIDYGYERSFPKEKIYVYTDRPVYRPEQTVYFKGILRKDEGDHYLLKNINSVIVNITDPMGNNVYSTNAEVKNGSFSGSFTIPDEAPLSLYYLNVYNPEYDYQGSVSFKVLEYRKPEFFVEVKSDKERYLPNEKVKILINSKYYFGAPVKNADVSYAVYETPLLEYDDYYEGKYEGEYYGYRKYLTSGETKTDEKGEVLIEFMTKSSYENETIYTVEVRVTDISKREVKSDCSFKVVPGNFRINITTTKYLYTHSENIPVKIEVMNYDGIPVKNQKINLKVDLEKYKNKKFYYKTILADTIKTDEKGKIEINIKPDVCGYIRISASSIDEFNNLITSNKFIWIASENYYFNYGKKELEIITDKKNYRTGENAKILINSSIPDLTLFLTIESYRIHETKIFEMKGNSVLIEIPIKKEYLPNVYLSVFSVRNKKFYEITKNIKIAPDEKFLKVDIITDKDNYTPGEKAIYRIKTTDFKGNPVSAELSFQVVDEAIYAISPELQSKIEDFFYGNKPNFVSTTYSFIKHSYGGTSKDIKDIDIRRKFKDTAYWNPYIFTDRNGNATVEVELPDNLTTWRAKAVAVTHDTLVGTGINKIKTSKPLIARLILPRFLVEDDILFVSGIIHNYTKKAQDLKVVLKGDGFEMLDKNEVIISVEPDSEKRVQWQIKVKDIDKAKFTLIAWNSEVNDGMELEIPVYLYGNEIREVKSGKCDKEITEKFDIPVNSYKVNLISIIYPSIASGMYHALEYLVNYPYGCTEQTMNTFLPAIYVNLALKNLGVEDLSFLADNIFYFQNMLQKLPKIMNKGLSKLYRYQHDDGGWGWWESDPSHPYLSSYVMYGLSQIKKVGYIVNENVYSKGKNYLKNILPDIKENDTLIYVLYSLFESCSENMTDGEDKIIREYSEKLYNNLISQKTIHPYTGAQLSLILNKFDKNKAKAILDKIYKDIKLLTPYSAFFICEKENSYRWIDNNIEGTAWVLKATLQIEPEREEIYKIIRYLVETRRLGYWRSTKETAVCINALTDFLLKNPSELHPDYSFLLYLNNEKIEEMKVTKDTLKKFSTKIKISEEKINKGSENIIKFQKEGPGNLYYSNLLSYYQKGFIKERNSGFKIERFYEKVVIEKKGEEIYEKYEPVREPVKVGDKIRVKLRITGEDFYEFIIIEDPLPSGFEVIEDEKNYYFYNEKQVRDEKVVFFWTEWYGEKVKEITYYIRPEIVGSFHVLPAKVYLMYFPDVYGNSDENYIKVVEK, from the coding sequence CAAAAACCAGGTTCAATAAGTGGTTATGTTTACGATGAAAATTCAAAACCAATAGAAAGAGCAAAAGTTGGTAATTATTCAGTCAGTGTTTTTACAGATAAAAATGGATTTTATAGAATTACAAATCTTTATCCAGGAAAAATATATCTTTACTGTGAAAAAGAAGAATATATCAGGGCAGAAAAACAAAATATAATTGTGGAAGAAAATAAGGAAACTGGAGGAATTAATTTTACTTTGCAAATAGGAGGAAGTATTTCGGGTGAAATTTTAGATGATGAAAATAAATCCATAAAAAATTCCAGTGTTTATACTGAAGGTAATATGTATAAGTGGACTAGAACAGATGAAAAAGGACACTTTATTATTAAAGGTCTTCTTCCCGGTATATATAAAATTTCAGTTTATGCTCAGGGATATGAATATGGATATGCTGGTAATATTGAAGTTAAAAAAGGAGAAACTACTAAAATTGCACCTGTTCATTTAAAATTAAGACCAAAAAACTTTTATTTATTTACAAGAACAAGTACTTTTCTGCCTACTGAAAATGTAACTTTATTTTACAATTCATTTAGAATTACCAAGGTAAAAGTTGATGTTTATAAAGTTGACATTTTTTCTGAAATAAACAAAATCAGATGGAGAGAAGCACCAAATCTTTACAATCTTCAAAATAACATAAAGACAGATGGTTATGAACCTTTATTTTCAAAAGAGTTTAAAATTGAGTATCCTTCACCATTAAGTGACCTTTACCATAAAACAATTGAAATAAGTAAATTGCCAGCAGGTGTTTACATAATAGTTGCCAAGCCAGAAGATTTTTCAGAACAGAGAAAGTTAATAATTGTTACTGATATTGGAATTATCTGTAAAAGTGCAGAGAAGCAAAGTTATCTATATTTAGTTGATTTAATTACAGGGAAAAAATTACCGGAAGTTAAAGTTTATTTTTCTTATTATGACAGTAAACTTGGAGAATATAAATTTAAAACAAAAACAACAGATGAAAATGGAATAATTGAATTTGAAAATTTTTCAGGAACTCTTTTTGCATCAAAAGAAAACAGTTTTGCTTATATAGATTATGGATATGAAAGGTCATTTCCTAAAGAAAAAATTTATGTTTATACAGATAGACCGGTATACAGACCTGAACAGACAGTTTATTTTAAAGGAATTTTAAGAAAAGATGAGGGAGACCATTATTTACTGAAAAATATTAATTCTGTAATAGTTAATATAACTGACCCGATGGGAAATAATGTCTATTCAACAAATGCAGAAGTTAAAAATGGTTCTTTTTCCGGTTCATTTACAATTCCCGATGAGGCACCTCTTAGTTTATATTATTTAAATGTTTACAATCCTGAATATGATTATCAGGGAAGTGTCTCCTTCAAAGTACTTGAATACAGAAAACCGGAATTTTTTGTAGAAGTTAAAAGTGATAAGGAAAGATATCTGCCCAATGAAAAAGTAAAGATACTTATAAATTCAAAATATTATTTTGGAGCACCTGTAAAAAATGCAGATGTAAGTTATGCAGTATATGAAACACCTTTACTGGAATATGATGATTATTATGAAGGAAAATATGAAGGTGAATACTATGGTTACAGAAAATATCTTACTTCTGGTGAAACAAAAACTGACGAAAAGGGAGAAGTACTTATTGAATTTATGACGAAGAGTTCATATGAAAATGAAACAATATATACTGTTGAAGTTAGAGTAACAGACATAAGTAAAAGAGAAGTTAAATCAGATTGTTCCTTTAAAGTTGTACCTGGAAATTTTAGAATAAATATAACAACTACAAAATATCTTTATACACATTCAGAAAATATACCTGTAAAAATAGAAGTTATGAATTATGATGGAATTCCTGTAAAAAATCAAAAAATAAATTTGAAAGTTGACCTTGAAAAATATAAGAACAAAAAGTTTTATTATAAAACAATCCTTGCAGATACTATAAAAACAGACGAAAAAGGTAAAATTGAAATAAATATAAAACCTGATGTATGCGGATATATAAGAATTTCTGCTTCTTCTATTGACGAATTCAATAACCTTATTACATCAAATAAATTCATCTGGATTGCTTCTGAGAACTATTACTTTAACTATGGCAAAAAAGAACTTGAAATAATAACTGATAAAAAAAATTACAGAACTGGAGAAAATGCAAAAATACTGATAAACTCTTCAATTCCTGATTTAACATTATTCTTGACTATTGAAAGTTACAGAATTCATGAGACAAAAATTTTTGAGATGAAAGGAAATTCTGTTTTAATAGAAATACCAATAAAAAAAGAATATCTGCCAAATGTTTATCTTTCAGTTTTCAGTGTTAGAAATAAAAAGTTTTATGAAATTACAAAAAATATAAAAATTGCACCTGATGAGAAATTTTTAAAGGTTGATATAATTACGGATAAAGATAATTATACTCCTGGTGAAAAAGCAATTTACAGAATAAAAACAACAGATTTTAAAGGAAATCCAGTTTCTGCTGAATTATCCTTTCAGGTTGTGGATGAAGCAATTTACGCAATATCACCTGAATTACAGAGCAAAATTGAGGACTTTTTCTATGGTAACAAACCAAATTTTGTTTCAACAACTTACTCTTTTATTAAACATTCATACGGTGGTACTTCAAAAGATATTAAGGATATTGACATAAGAAGAAAATTTAAGGATACCGCTTACTGGAATCCATACATATTTACTGATAGAAATGGAAATGCAACTGTTGAGGTAGAACTTCCTGATAATCTTACAACATGGAGAGCAAAAGCAGTTGCTGTAACACATGATACACTTGTTGGAACAGGAATAAATAAAATAAAAACATCCAAACCACTTATTGCAAGATTAATATTACCGAGATTTCTCGTTGAAGACGATATTCTTTTTGTTTCAGGAATTATTCATAACTATACAAAAAAAGCACAGGATTTAAAAGTTGTTTTGAAAGGAGATGGATTTGAAATGCTTGATAAAAATGAAGTTATTATTTCTGTTGAACCTGATAGTGAAAAAAGAGTTCAGTGGCAGATAAAAGTTAAAGATATAGATAAAGCAAAGTTTACACTTATTGCATGGAATTCAGAAGTAAATGATGGAATGGAACTTGAAATACCTGTTTATCTATACGGAAATGAAATAAGAGAGGTTAAAAGCGGGAAATGTGATAAGGAAATAACAGAAAAATTTGATATACCGGTAAACTCATATAAAGTAAATTTGATTTCAATAATATATCCCTCAATTGCATCAGGTATGTATCATGCACTTGAATATCTTGTTAATTATCCATATGGTTGTACAGAACAGACAATGAACACATTTTTACCTGCAATTTATGTAAATCTTGCTTTAAAAAATCTTGGAGTTGAGGATTTATCTTTTCTTGCTGACAATATTTTCTATTTTCAAAATATGCTTCAGAAATTACCAAAAATTATGAATAAAGGACTTTCAAAATTATACAGATATCAGCATGACGATGGTGGCTGGGGATGGTGGGAAAGTGACCCATCTCATCCTTATTTAAGTTCATATGTTATGTATGGACTCTCACAGATAAAAAAAGTAGGATATATTGTTAATGAAAATGTATATTCAAAAGGTAAAAATTATCTGAAAAATATATTACCGGACATTAAAGAAAATGACACTCTCATTTATGTCCTATATTCATTATTTGAGAGTTGTTCAGAAAATATGACAGATGGAGAAGATAAAATAATAAGGGAATACTCTGAAAAACTTTACAATAATTTAATTTCACAAAAAACAATCCATCCATATACAGGAGCACAACTTTCTCTTATTCTGAATAAATTTGATAAAAACAAAGCAAAAGCAATTCTTGATAAGATTTATAAAGATATAAAACTTTTAACTCCTTATTCTGCATTTTTCATCTGTGAAAAAGAAAATTCTTACAGGTGGATTGATAACAACATTGAAGGAACTGCATGGGTTTTAAAAGCAACACTTCAAATTGAACCTGAAAGAGAAGAAATTTATAAAATAATAAGATATCTTGTTGAAACAAGAAGATTGGGTTACTGGAGGTCAACTAAAGAAACAGCAGTTTGTATAAATGCTTTGACAGATTTCCTTTTGAAAAATCCTTCAGAACTTCACCCAGATTACTCTTTCCTCTTATATCTTAACAATGAAAAAATTGAAGAAATGAAGGTCACAAAAGATACCCTTAAAAAATTCAGTACAAAAATTAAAATATCTGAAGAAAAGATAAATAAGGGAAGCGAAAATATAATAAAATTTCAAAAAGAAGGACCCGGAAATTTATACTATTCAAATCTTTTAAGTTATTATCAGAAAGGTTTTATTAAAGAAAGAAATTCTGGTTTTAAAATTGAAAGGTTTTATGAAAAAGTTGTAATTGAGAAAAAAGGGGAAGAAATTTATGAAAAATATGAACCTGTGAGAGAACCGGTAAAAGTTGGAGATAAAATTCGGGTAAAACTGAGAATAACAGGAGAAGATTTTTATGAATTTATCATAATTGAAGACCCTTTACCAAGTGGTTTTGAAGTGATTGAGGATGAGAAAAATTATTATTTTTATAATGAAAAACAAGTGAGGGATGAAAAAGTTGTATTCTTCTGGACAGAATGGTATGGAGAAAAAGTAAAGGAAATTACATATTATATAAGACCTGAAATAGTTGGTTCTTTTCATGTTTTACCTGCAAAAGTATATTTAATGTATTTTCCTGATGTATATGGAAATTCTGATGAAAACTATATAAAGGTAGTTGAAAAATGA